From a region of the Flavobacterium sediminilitoris genome:
- the hisIE gene encoding bifunctional phosphoribosyl-AMP cyclohydrolase/phosphoribosyl-ATP diphosphatase HisIE produces MKLNIKGLIPAIIQDNETKNVLMLGYMNQEALDKTLELNKVTFFSRSKNRLWTKGEESGYFLNLVSIKNDCDNDTLLIKVNPVGPTCHTGLDTCWQEINNQEFGFITKLEETIKNRKENADSNKSYVASLFVKGINKIAQKVGEEAVEVVIEAKDTNDDLFLSESADLLFHYLILLQAKGYQLNDVVNILKSREK; encoded by the coding sequence ATGAAATTGAATATTAAAGGACTAATTCCAGCCATAATACAAGATAATGAAACCAAAAATGTGCTAATGCTAGGTTATATGAATCAAGAAGCATTAGATAAAACATTAGAATTAAATAAAGTTACTTTCTTTAGTCGTTCTAAGAATAGATTATGGACAAAAGGAGAGGAGAGTGGTTATTTTTTAAATTTAGTTTCTATTAAAAATGATTGCGATAATGATACACTTTTAATTAAAGTAAATCCTGTTGGTCCAACTTGTCATACAGGTTTAGATACATGTTGGCAAGAGATTAACAATCAGGAGTTTGGTTTTATTACAAAATTAGAAGAGACTATTAAAAATAGAAAAGAAAACGCTGATTCAAATAAAAGTTATGTAGCTAGTTTATTTGTCAAAGGAATCAATAAAATAGCCCAAAAAGTAGGAGAGGAAGCTGTAGAAGTTGTTATAGAAGCAAAAGACACTAATGATGATTTATTTCTGTCCGAAAGCGCTGATTTATTATTTCATTATTTGATTCTATTACAGGCAAAAGGCTATCAATTAAATGATGTAGTAAATATTTTAAAAAGCAGAGAGAAGTAA
- the hisF gene encoding imidazole glycerol phosphate synthase subunit HisF has protein sequence MLTKRIIPCLDIKNGRTVKGINFIDLKDAGDPVELAQKYSREGADELVFLDISATEERRKTLIELVRKVAQTINIPFTVGGGIASIEDVATLLKNGADKISINSSAVKQPELINELTLKFGSQCIVVAIDAKQINGKWIVHLVGGKVPTEICLFDWAKEVEKRGAGEILFTSMDNDGTKNGFANEALSKLSTLVNIPIIASGGAGSIQHFTDAFIQGKADAALAASVFHFKEIEIIALKEELKKNHIPIRL, from the coding sequence ATGCTTACAAAACGGATAATTCCTTGTTTAGATATAAAAAATGGACGTACAGTAAAAGGGATAAACTTTATCGATTTAAAAGATGCTGGTGATCCAGTAGAATTAGCCCAAAAATATTCAAGAGAAGGAGCTGATGAATTGGTTTTCTTAGATATTTCTGCTACAGAAGAAAGAAGAAAAACATTAATTGAACTTGTTCGAAAAGTTGCACAAACTATTAATATTCCATTTACAGTAGGAGGAGGAATAGCTTCTATTGAGGATGTAGCTACATTATTAAAAAACGGAGCAGATAAAATTTCAATTAATTCATCTGCTGTAAAGCAACCTGAATTAATAAATGAATTAACCTTAAAATTTGGAAGTCAATGCATCGTTGTAGCTATTGATGCAAAACAAATTAATGGAAAATGGATCGTTCACTTAGTAGGTGGAAAAGTTCCTACAGAAATTTGTTTATTTGACTGGGCAAAAGAAGTAGAAAAAAGAGGTGCTGGAGAAATTCTATTTACTTCAATGGATAATGATGGTACAAAAAACGGATTTGCAAATGAAGCTTTATCTAAATTATCAACTTTAGTAAATATTCCAATAATTGCCTCTGGTGGAGCTGGTTCAATACAACATTTTACAGATGCATTTATTCAAGGAAAAGCAGATGCTGCACTTGCTGCTAGTGTTTTTCATTTCAAAGAAATTGAGATTATAGCATTAAAGGAAGAATTAAAAAAGAATCATATTCCAATACGATTATAG
- the hisA gene encoding 1-(5-phosphoribosyl)-5-[(5-phosphoribosylamino)methylideneamino]imidazole-4-carboxamide isomerase — protein sequence MRIIPAIDIIEGKCVRLSKGDYNTKKIYNENPLEVAKSFENHGIQYLHLVDLDGAKSNRIINYKILEQIATKTSLKIDFGGGLKSSDDLRIAFENGANQVTGGSIAIKNAELFKSWIHQYGTDRIILGADVTNKKIAISGWLEESEEEVIPFIQNYQKEGISYIICTDIAKDGMLEGPSFELYQDILSKCTTSNEVGKIKLIASGGISTFEELPKLAEMGCEGTIIGKAIYEGRIALKQIENYISNS from the coding sequence ATGCGAATTATTCCAGCAATAGATATTATAGAAGGAAAATGTGTACGTCTTTCCAAAGGAGATTATAATACAAAAAAAATATACAATGAAAACCCTTTAGAAGTTGCGAAATCATTTGAAAATCATGGTATTCAGTATTTACACCTAGTAGATTTAGATGGTGCAAAATCTAACAGAATTATAAATTATAAGATTTTAGAACAGATTGCAACTAAAACTTCTTTAAAAATTGATTTTGGAGGTGGTTTAAAATCTAGTGACGATTTACGAATTGCTTTTGAAAATGGAGCTAATCAAGTAACAGGAGGAAGTATTGCAATTAAAAATGCTGAACTTTTTAAAAGTTGGATCCATCAATATGGAACTGATAGAATTATTCTTGGCGCTGATGTTACTAATAAAAAAATAGCAATTTCTGGTTGGTTAGAAGAAAGTGAGGAAGAAGTAATTCCATTTATTCAAAATTATCAAAAAGAAGGTATTTCCTATATCATCTGTACAGATATTGCAAAAGATGGCATGCTTGAAGGACCAAGTTTTGAATTATACCAAGATATTTTATCAAAATGTACTACTTCCAATGAAGTTGGAAAAATAAAATTAATAGCTTCCGGAGGAATTTCAACTTTTGAAGAACTACCGAAATTAGCTGAAATGGGATGTGAAGGAACCATTATAGGAAAAGCTATTTATGAAGGTAGAATCGCTCTAAAACAAATAGAAAACTATATAAGTAACTCGTAA
- the hisH gene encoding imidazole glycerol phosphate synthase subunit HisH: MKIAIIDYGAGNLQSILFAIERIGFTAFVTKDWNLIKTADKVIFPGVGEASSAMEKLKENGLHILIPTLKQPVLGICLGMQLMCRTSEEGNTTGLGIFDVDIIKFSKEVKVPQMGWNTIYNLKTTLFQGIKEKEYMYLVHSFYASKCSNTIANTDYDTEYSSALQKDNFYGVQFHPEKSGVFGEKILLNFLNL, translated from the coding sequence ATGAAAATAGCCATTATAGATTATGGTGCTGGAAACCTTCAAAGCATTCTTTTTGCAATAGAAAGGATAGGATTTACTGCATTTGTAACAAAAGATTGGAATTTAATAAAAACAGCAGATAAAGTAATTTTTCCAGGAGTAGGAGAAGCAAGTAGCGCTATGGAAAAATTAAAAGAAAACGGACTTCATATCTTAATCCCTACATTAAAACAACCTGTTTTAGGAATTTGTTTAGGCATGCAGTTAATGTGTAGAACTTCAGAAGAAGGAAATACAACAGGATTAGGAATTTTTGATGTAGATATTATAAAATTTTCAAAAGAAGTAAAAGTACCACAAATGGGTTGGAATACAATTTACAATCTAAAAACAACTCTTTTTCAAGGAATTAAAGAAAAAGAATATATGTATTTAGTTCATAGTTTTTACGCTTCAAAATGCTCAAATACTATTGCTAATACTGATTATGATACTGAGTATTCTTCAGCATTACAAAAAGATAATTTTTATGGAGTACAATTTCATCCTGAAAAAAGTGGCGTTTTTGGAGAAAAAATTTTACTTAATTTTTTAAATCTATAA
- the hisB gene encoding bifunctional histidinol-phosphatase/imidazoleglycerol-phosphate dehydratase HisB produces MSKKVLFIDRDGTIIKETIDEQIDSFEKMIFYPKCIPYLSKIAKELDYELVMITNQDGLGTSTFPEDTFWPVHNFIMKTYENEGVIFKKVFLDKTFPYENANTRKPGIGLLTDYFSKEYDLVNSFVIGDRLTDVELAKNLGSKAIFINDNTNLGVGEISVKREELDQVIALETNDWQKIYEFLKLENRTASITRKTNETNILIYLNLDGTGKSQNNTGLPFFDHMLDQIARHGQMDLTINVTGDLEVDEHHTIEDTAIVLGEVFAKALGNKLGIERYGFCLPMDDCLAQVAIDFGGRNWIVWDAEFKREKIGEMPTEMFFHFFKSFTDGAKANLNIRAEGTNEHHKIEAIFKAFAKAIKAAVKQDTEKMILPSTKGML; encoded by the coding sequence ATGTCTAAAAAAGTATTATTTATTGATAGAGATGGAACAATTATAAAAGAAACAATAGATGAACAAATTGATTCTTTTGAAAAAATGATTTTTTATCCTAAATGTATTCCTTATTTAAGTAAAATAGCAAAAGAATTAGATTATGAATTAGTCATGATTACAAATCAAGATGGATTAGGAACTTCCACATTTCCAGAAGATACATTTTGGCCTGTTCATAATTTTATTATGAAAACCTATGAAAATGAAGGTGTTATATTTAAAAAGGTGTTTTTAGATAAAACATTTCCTTATGAAAATGCAAATACTCGAAAACCAGGAATAGGATTGTTAACAGACTATTTTTCAAAAGAATATGATTTAGTAAACTCATTCGTAATTGGAGATCGCCTAACAGATGTAGAATTAGCTAAAAATTTAGGATCTAAAGCAATCTTTATAAATGATAATACAAATCTTGGCGTAGGAGAAATTTCTGTAAAAAGAGAAGAATTAGATCAGGTAATAGCTTTAGAAACAAATGATTGGCAGAAAATTTATGAGTTTTTAAAATTAGAAAACAGAACAGCTTCAATTACACGTAAAACAAATGAAACTAATATTTTAATCTATTTAAACTTAGACGGAACAGGTAAGAGTCAAAATAATACGGGTTTACCCTTTTTTGATCACATGTTAGATCAAATTGCTCGTCATGGCCAAATGGATTTAACTATCAATGTAACAGGAGATTTAGAAGTTGATGAACATCATACAATTGAAGATACAGCAATAGTATTAGGAGAAGTTTTTGCAAAAGCACTAGGGAATAAATTAGGTATTGAAAGATATGGATTCTGTTTACCAATGGATGATTGTTTAGCACAAGTAGCAATTGATTTTGGTGGGCGAAACTGGATAGTTTGGGATGCTGAATTTAAACGTGAAAAAATAGGAGAAATGCCTACTGAAATGTTTTTTCATTTTTTCAAATCATTTACAGATGGTGCAAAAGCTAATTTAAACATTAGAGCAGAAGGAACAAATGAACATCATAAGATTGAAGCTATTTTTAAAGCATTTGCAAAAGCAATAAAAGCAGCAGTAAAACAAGATACTGAAAAAATGATATTACCAAGTACCAAAGGAATGTTATAA
- the hisC gene encoding histidinol-phosphate transaminase, producing the protein MNLENLVRNNIKSMKPYSSARHEFNDVKDNLIFLDANENPFENGMNRYPDPNQSVLKKILSKIKNIDSKNILIGNGSDEVLDLLFRAFCEPNIDNVITLPPTYGMYGVLANLNAIENKKIILDDCFQPNVSSILNRVNKNSKIIFLCSPNNPTGNTFSDESIYTLLKEFKGLVVIDEAYIEFSEKESWLNRLSKFPNLVIVQTLSKAYGMAGLRLGLLYASTEIIAVLEKIKPPYNINIASQNLAIETLLSPKFEERLSIIKSEREKIMKALVRCKIVTEILPSETNFILFKVDNAAFQYNQFLENGIVVRNRSSESLCRNCLRITIGTEKENKKVIELLKNLKNV; encoded by the coding sequence ATGAATTTAGAAAATCTTGTTAGAAATAACATTAAGAGTATGAAACCATATTCATCTGCCAGACATGAATTTAATGATGTAAAAGACAATTTAATCTTTTTAGACGCAAATGAAAACCCTTTTGAGAATGGAATGAATCGTTATCCAGATCCTAATCAGAGTGTTTTAAAAAAAATATTATCCAAAATTAAAAATATCGATTCAAAAAACATTCTTATAGGAAATGGTAGCGATGAAGTGTTAGACTTATTATTTAGAGCTTTTTGTGAACCTAATATAGATAATGTAATTACATTACCACCAACGTATGGAATGTATGGTGTTTTAGCCAATTTAAATGCAATTGAAAATAAAAAAATAATACTAGATGACTGTTTTCAACCCAATGTAAGTTCCATTTTAAATAGAGTAAATAAAAACTCAAAGATAATTTTTCTTTGTTCACCAAATAACCCAACAGGTAATACTTTTTCAGATGAAAGCATCTACACATTACTCAAAGAATTTAAAGGATTGGTAGTAATTGATGAAGCTTATATTGAATTTTCAGAAAAAGAAAGTTGGTTAAATCGTCTCTCTAAATTTCCAAACTTAGTTATTGTTCAAACGTTGTCTAAAGCCTATGGAATGGCAGGTTTAAGGCTAGGATTATTATATGCTTCTACAGAAATTATTGCTGTTTTAGAAAAAATAAAACCACCTTATAATATAAATATCGCTTCACAAAATTTAGCCATTGAAACCTTATTAAGTCCAAAATTTGAAGAAAGACTATCCATTATAAAATCAGAAAGAGAAAAAATAATGAAAGCGCTTGTTCGCTGCAAAATTGTTACTGAAATATTACCATCAGAAACCAACTTCATTTTGTTCAAAGTTGATAATGCAGCTTTTCAATACAATCAATTTTTAGAGAATGGAATTGTTGTCAGAAACAGATCTAGTGAATCATTATGTAGAAACTGTTTAAGAATTACCATTGGAACAGAAAAAGAAAATAAAAAAGTAATAGAGTTATTAAAAAATCTAAAAAATGTCTAA
- the hisD gene encoding histidinol dehydrogenase, with translation MNKIYNPQPETWSSILKRPTQTFDDIETTVKGIFKEVQQKGDQAVLKYTSLFDGIVLENNIVTNEEIENSLNLVSEDLKEAIKLAKSNIEKFHTAQISSKIEIETTEGVICWQEKRPIQKVGLYIPGGSAPLFSTVLMLAIPAKIAGCKEIILCTPPDKQGKINPAILFAAQLCGVTKIYKIGGIQAIAAMTFGTESVDKVYKIFGPGNQFVTIAKQYATQLGVAIDMPAGPSELLVFADDSAVPSFVASDLLSQAEHGKDSQVILVTTSQNILNEVEKEIYKQLKKLPRKEIAEIAINNSVLIFLGSDKNALDLINEYSPEHFIICSNNEDYFINGIENAGSIFIGNYTPESAGDYASGTNHTLPTNGYSKSYSGVNLDSFLKAMTFQKITEKGISNIGKSIEIMAEAEGLLAHKMAVNLRLNKQKTNKYQP, from the coding sequence ATGAATAAAATATACAATCCACAACCTGAAACTTGGTCATCAATATTAAAAAGACCAACTCAAACATTTGATGATATTGAAACAACTGTCAAAGGAATTTTTAAAGAAGTTCAACAAAAAGGAGATCAAGCCGTTCTAAAATATACATCGCTTTTTGATGGTATTGTTTTAGAAAACAATATTGTAACTAATGAAGAAATAGAAAATAGTTTAAATCTAGTTTCAGAAGACTTAAAAGAAGCTATTAAGTTAGCAAAATCTAATATTGAAAAATTTCATACAGCTCAAATATCAAGTAAAATCGAAATAGAAACAACAGAAGGAGTAATTTGTTGGCAAGAAAAAAGACCTATACAAAAAGTAGGATTATACATTCCTGGTGGTTCAGCACCATTGTTTTCAACTGTATTAATGTTAGCAATTCCTGCAAAAATAGCAGGTTGCAAAGAAATTATCTTATGCACTCCTCCTGACAAACAAGGAAAAATTAATCCAGCTATTTTATTTGCTGCTCAATTATGTGGTGTTACTAAAATATATAAAATAGGAGGCATACAAGCCATTGCAGCAATGACTTTTGGAACCGAATCTGTAGACAAAGTCTATAAAATTTTTGGACCAGGAAATCAATTTGTAACTATTGCAAAACAATATGCTACACAACTTGGCGTTGCTATAGATATGCCAGCCGGACCAAGTGAATTGTTAGTCTTTGCAGATGATTCAGCAGTGCCAAGTTTTGTGGCATCAGATTTATTAAGTCAGGCCGAACATGGAAAAGACAGTCAAGTTATTTTAGTTACAACATCACAAAATATTTTAAATGAAGTAGAAAAAGAAATATATAAACAATTAAAAAAATTACCTAGAAAAGAAATTGCAGAAATTGCAATAAATAATTCTGTACTAATTTTTTTAGGTTCTGATAAAAATGCCTTAGATTTAATAAATGAATATAGTCCAGAACATTTTATCATTTGCTCAAATAATGAAGATTACTTTATAAATGGTATAGAAAATGCGGGATCTATTTTTATAGGCAATTATACACCAGAAAGTGCAGGAGATTATGCTTCAGGAACGAATCATACGTTACCTACTAATGGATATTCAAAAAGTTATAGTGGTGTAAATTTGGATAGTTTCTTAAAAGCAATGACTTTTCAAAAAATTACTGAAAAAGGGATAAGTAATATAGGGAAAAGTATAGAAATAATGGCAGAAGCAGAAGGACTACTAGCACATAAAATGGCTGTAAATCTAAGATTGAACAAACAAAAAACAAACAAATATCAACCTTAA
- the hisG gene encoding ATP phosphoribosyltransferase → MSILKIAIQKSGRLYEESIQLLRDSGISIYNGNDQLKVTASNFPLEVYFLRNSDIPQYLIDGVVDVAIVGDNLLVEKAKNIKVAERLGFSKCKVSVAVPKSFNYQSINDLNGLRVATSYPNTVIDYFNDKGLNVDIHQISGSVEIAPNIGLSDAIVDIVSSGSTLFKNGLKEVEIILKSEAVLAISPEISFEASQLLNKLQFRIQAVLRSRKSKYILMNVPNNRIEKVSSILPVLKSPTIMPLSEEGWSSLHSVIEEDTFWKVIDQLKEAGAEGILVCPIEKMVL, encoded by the coding sequence ATGAGTATCTTAAAAATTGCAATTCAAAAATCAGGTAGACTTTACGAAGAAAGTATCCAACTCTTAAGAGATTCAGGAATCTCTATTTACAATGGCAATGACCAACTAAAAGTAACGGCTTCAAACTTTCCTCTTGAAGTTTATTTTCTACGAAATTCTGATATTCCACAATATTTAATAGATGGAGTAGTAGATGTTGCTATTGTAGGTGATAATTTATTAGTTGAAAAAGCAAAAAACATTAAAGTAGCTGAAAGATTAGGATTTTCAAAATGCAAAGTTTCTGTTGCAGTTCCTAAATCGTTTAATTATCAATCAATTAATGATTTAAACGGATTAAGAGTTGCAACTTCATATCCAAATACAGTAATCGATTACTTTAATGATAAAGGATTAAATGTAGATATACACCAAATCTCTGGTTCTGTCGAAATTGCTCCAAACATTGGTTTGTCTGATGCAATTGTAGACATTGTTTCAAGTGGAAGTACTTTATTTAAAAATGGATTAAAAGAAGTAGAAATTATTCTTAAAAGTGAGGCTGTTTTAGCCATTTCACCAGAAATATCATTTGAAGCGTCACAATTATTAAATAAACTACAATTTAGAATTCAAGCTGTATTAAGATCAAGAAAATCAAAATATATTTTGATGAATGTGCCAAATAATAGAATAGAAAAAGTAAGTTCTATTTTACCTGTTTTAAAAAGTCCAACAATTATGCCTTTAAGTGAAGAAGGTTGGAGTAGTCTTCATTCCGTTATTGAAGAAGATACTTTTTGGAAAGTAATCGATCAATTAAAAGAAGCTGGGGCAGAAGGAATACTAGTTTGTCCAATAGAAAAAATGGTACTTTAA
- a CDS encoding VIT1/CCC1 transporter family protein: MNKSKDDYLDNHYIHRSNWLRAAVLGANDGILSTSSIAIGIAAASTTRESIILATLAGLVAGALSMSAGEYVSVCSQTDVEKADIEREKLELKEMPEEELQRLAEIYQNRGLKKETALLVAKELTEYDALGTHVRDELGINEINQANPLQAALASGAAFTLGGILPFLVTLFLPLKGMEYYLYGFAIFFLIILGALSAKTGGSSITKAVLRVTFWGTIAMGLTAMVGYLFGVNLA, translated from the coding sequence ATGAATAAATCTAAAGACGATTACCTAGATAATCATTACATTCATAGAAGTAATTGGCTTAGAGCTGCTGTTTTAGGAGCCAATGATGGTATTTTATCAACTTCAAGTATAGCAATAGGTATCGCAGCAGCTAGTACAACAAGAGAGTCTATTATTTTAGCAACTTTAGCAGGTTTAGTAGCTGGAGCTTTGTCAATGTCCGCAGGTGAATATGTATCTGTTTGTTCTCAAACAGACGTTGAAAAAGCAGATATTGAAAGAGAAAAATTAGAGTTAAAAGAAATGCCTGAAGAAGAATTACAAAGACTTGCAGAAATTTATCAAAATAGAGGATTAAAAAAAGAAACAGCATTACTTGTAGCTAAAGAATTAACAGAGTATGATGCATTAGGGACTCATGTTAGAGATGAATTAGGTATTAATGAAATTAATCAGGCAAATCCATTACAAGCAGCATTAGCTTCTGGTGCAGCTTTCACTTTAGGAGGTATTTTACCCTTCTTAGTAACACTTTTTCTCCCTTTAAAAGGTATGGAATATTATCTCTATGGTTTTGCAATATTTTTCTTAATTATTTTAGGAGCTTTGTCAGCAAAAACAGGTGGATCAAGTATTACTAAAGCCGTTTTAAGAGTCACTTTTTGGGGAACAATTGCAATGGGATTAACAGCAATGGTTGGATATTTATTTGGTGTAAATTTAGCATAA
- a CDS encoding HAMP domain-containing sensor histidine kinase yields the protein MNNIFPFSFKNRIAFNYLVSGSFLIAIVFLFIYSIVRYSVNQHINDEIKDELYKHLDDVKIDINNTYLIQVDQWRAREHNSIKVNPVFVEFYDNNKQVIDKSPNLNNSNLKLLNESFNDQFINSSLNGVPLRQTQKEILNKNEKVGYIVIAMSLEDFEIVEILKDILLISFPIILIVLFLIARFFAGKSIKPVSAIIKTSKEITKDNLKTRIPLPQNKDELYILSEDINNLLDRIENAVEREKQFTSDASHELRTPLAVIKGTMEVLIRKPRNQSEYESKINFCISEVDRLNHMVDQLLLLARFENQKQNLKVEKIYLNALVLDILSRFSHDIKEKDISIKTKFKENFYTKSDSYSLDIIFSNLISNAIKYSTKKSNLEILLLKENNTINCVINDSGIGIDETDLDKIYNSFYRANTTSHPEIKGTGIGLSIVKRLCDLLNIKIAISSKKNIGTSIILTFIK from the coding sequence ATGAATAATATTTTTCCTTTTTCTTTTAAAAATAGAATAGCCTTTAATTATTTAGTAAGTGGCTCTTTTTTAATTGCAATTGTTTTTCTGTTTATTTATTCTATAGTAAGATATAGTGTAAACCAACATATAAATGATGAAATTAAGGACGAACTCTATAAACATTTAGATGACGTTAAAATAGATATTAATAATACTTACTTAATACAAGTTGATCAATGGAGAGCTCGCGAACATAACTCTATTAAAGTTAATCCCGTTTTTGTTGAATTCTATGATAATAATAAACAAGTAATTGATAAATCACCAAATCTCAATAATTCAAACCTTAAACTTTTAAACGAATCATTTAATGACCAATTTATAAACTCTTCTTTAAATGGAGTTCCTTTAAGACAAACACAAAAAGAAATATTAAACAAAAATGAAAAAGTAGGATATATTGTTATTGCAATGTCTTTAGAAGACTTTGAAATTGTTGAAATCCTTAAAGATATTTTACTCATTTCATTTCCTATAATTCTTATAGTTCTGTTCTTAATTGCACGATTTTTTGCAGGAAAAAGTATAAAACCAGTAAGCGCAATCATTAAAACTTCAAAAGAAATAACAAAAGATAATTTAAAAACAAGAATACCATTACCTCAAAATAAAGATGAATTATACATACTTTCTGAAGACATTAATAACCTATTAGATCGAATTGAAAATGCAGTTGAACGAGAAAAACAATTTACTTCAGATGCATCTCATGAATTGAGAACACCTTTAGCTGTTATAAAAGGAACCATGGAAGTTTTAATTCGAAAACCTAGAAATCAAAGTGAATATGAATCAAAAATTAATTTTTGCATTTCAGAAGTTGATCGATTAAATCACATGGTAGATCAATTATTACTTTTAGCCCGATTTGAAAATCAAAAACAAAATTTAAAAGTAGAAAAAATCTACCTTAATGCGCTGGTTTTAGATATTTTATCACGATTTTCACACGATATCAAAGAAAAAGATATCTCAATTAAGACAAAATTTAAAGAAAATTTCTATACAAAATCAGATAGTTATTCATTAGATATTATTTTTAGTAATTTAATCTCAAATGCAATCAAATATTCAACAAAAAAGTCTAATTTGGAGATTCTTTTATTAAAAGAAAACAACACTATAAATTGTGTTATTAATGATTCTGGAATAGGAATAGATGAAACAGATTTAGATAAAATTTATAACTCATTCTATAGAGCTAATACAACATCACATCCTGAAATAAAAGGAACTGGTATTGGTCTTTCAATTGTAAAAAGACTATGCGATTTATTAAATATTAAAATTGCAATTAGCAGTAAAAAAAATATTGGAACATCAATTATATTAACATTTATAAAATAA
- a CDS encoding response regulator transcription factor, protein MHILIIEDEKGIVNFLKQGLEEEDYTVSYAMNGKEGLEKALSLPVDLILLDWMLPMMNGIDVCKAIRIENSTVPIIFLTAKDTVQETIEGLKSGANDYIKKPFSFEELLERIKIHFRDKKELKNLTLGNITLNKNKFQVFVDNTEVYLTQREFELLEYLIKNKGTVCARNKIIEDVWNIHFEYDTGVIDVFMNAIRKKLNLTKDQELIKTIRGVGYIANE, encoded by the coding sequence ATGCATATTTTAATCATTGAAGACGAAAAAGGAATTGTTAATTTTCTAAAGCAAGGTTTAGAAGAAGAAGATTATACTGTTTCTTACGCAATGAATGGGAAAGAAGGACTTGAAAAAGCACTTTCTTTACCAGTTGATCTAATTCTTTTAGATTGGATGTTGCCAATGATGAACGGAATTGATGTTTGCAAAGCAATACGTATTGAAAATTCAACAGTACCAATTATTTTTTTAACAGCAAAAGATACAGTTCAAGAAACAATAGAAGGTTTAAAATCAGGAGCTAATGATTATATTAAAAAACCATTTAGTTTTGAAGAACTATTAGAAAGAATTAAAATCCATTTTAGAGATAAAAAAGAACTTAAAAATCTTACTCTCGGAAATATTACATTGAATAAGAATAAGTTTCAGGTTTTTGTTGATAATACAGAAGTGTATTTAACCCAAAGAGAATTTGAATTATTAGAATATTTAATTAAAAATAAAGGAACTGTTTGTGCTAGAAATAAAATTATAGAAGATGTTTGGAACATCCATTTTGAATATGATACTGGAGTTATAGATGTTTTTATGAATGCTATTCGTAAAAAACTAAACCTTACTAAAGATCAAGAACTTATAAAAACAATTAGAGGTGTTGGATATATAGCAAATGAATAA